One genomic region from Nymphaea colorata isolate Beijing-Zhang1983 chromosome 12, ASM883128v2, whole genome shotgun sequence encodes:
- the LOC116266379 gene encoding uncharacterized protein LOC116266379 isoform X2: protein MDGRSFSCETAAGTLAWINSIAGFLRSYKWLTDAHLVNFFQDRLWEEMDHEWLDCLRDEPVESLLRIPSGFVKGNWPVSLQEFVATARSLALPRERKNWQTALAFNFQPLDSVLSQGMNMKKKHEVEILSAVIKTIADDIGARTVIDVGAGQGYLAQVLSFQCKLPVVALDASPHHGTVTSSRAARIRKHYLSQAQKLNGSRNLNVPKTVTCNVLSSNVLTSFSATLCEEVDTLVENSGNDHGILSHKTSQKNASTSRHESMNPSLLLAGLHACGNLSVNMLRTFLDCEEVKAVVSIGCCYNLLSEEQSTGDEQQCGFPLSHGVKSSGLILGKNARDLACQSAERWASLTSEVACQNFDVHAFRAAFQVALYKHHPDIVERSLSIGRQGKALRRRQLGKALQSQLILRREGVSDATDIASLNKDKDFECAKVEEVKEHFEQEHANELRGRCKQSAHESDSHSIYRNNRYPLFEDFCNSGLSRLGLGPSNIDVYSIWREALPYCELIGPYWSLRAALGPLVETLILLDRLLFLQEQEHVFSAHQQGRGWLSAQTQTLRGSEIW, encoded by the exons ATGGACGGTCGGAGCTTCTCCTGCGAGACGGCCGCCGGAACCTTGGCTTGGATTAACTCCATCGCCGGATTCCTCCGTTCGTACAAGTGGCTGACGGATGCGCATCTCGTCAACTTCTTCCAA GATCGGTTATGGGAGGAGATGGACCATGAGTGGCTCGATTGCCTTCGCGACGAGCCGGTGGAGAGTCTGCTTCGTATTCCTTCTGGATTTGTTAAG GGTAATTGGCCTGTATCTCTTCAAGAGTTTGTTGCCACTGCAAGGTCCCTTGCTCTACCTCGGGAAAGAAAGAATTGGCAAACG GCCCTTGCATTCAATTTCCAGCCACTGGACAGTGTTCTTTCACAGGGgatgaatatgaaaaagaagCACGAA GTGGAGATTCTTTCTGCGGTTATTAAAACGATTGCGGATGATATTGGTGCAAGAACTGTAATTGATGTTGGGGCTGGCCAA GGTTACCTTGCACAGGTTTTATCTTTCCAGTGTAAACTTCCCGTGGTAGCCTTGGATGCCTCTCCGCACCATGGAACTGTCACAAGCAGCCGAGCTGCACGAAttagaaaacattatttatctCAGGCACAGAAACTGAATG GGAGCAGAAATCTCAATGTACCCAAGACTGTTACCTGTAACGTTCTATCAAGTAACGTGTTAACTTCTTTTAGTGCAACCTTGTGTGAGGAAGTTGATACACTTGTTGAGAATAGTGGAAACGATCATGGAATACTGAGTCATAAGACATCCCAAAAGAATGCATCAACCAGCAGACATGAGAGCATGAATCCTTCATTGCTTCTAGCTGGGCTTCATGCTTGTGGCAATCTATCTGTGAATATGCTCAG GACATTCTTAGACTGCGAAGAAGTTAAAGCAGTTGTGAGTATAGGCTGCTGTTATAACCTGCTATCTGAAGAACAGTCTACAGGCGATGAACAACAGTGTGGTTTTCCATTGAGCCATGGTGTAAAATCATCTGGTCTAATCCTGGGAAAAAATGCACGCGATCTTGCTTGTCAG AGTGCAGAGAGATGGGCAAGTCTCACTTCTGAAGTagcttgtcaaaattttgacgtGCATGCTTTTCGTGCAGCTTTCCAAGTG GCTCTCTATAAACATCATCCAGATATTGTGGAAAGAAGTCTGTCAATAGGGAGGCAAGGGAAAGCTCTGCGAAGGCGACAGTTAGGGAAGGCTTTACAATCTCAATTGATTCTGAGGCGTGAAGGTGTTTCTGATGCAACTGACATTGCTTCTCTGAACAAAGATAAGGATTTTGAATGTGCTAAAGTTGAAGAAGTTAAAGAGCATTTCGAACAAGAGCATGCTAATGAACTAAGAG GCAGATGTAAGCAATCAGCACACGAGTCAGATAGTCACTCAATTTATAGAAACAACAGATATCCCctttttgaagatttttgcaACTCTGGGCTAAGTCGGCTTGGGCTTGGACCATCAAATATAGATGTTTACTCTATTTGGAGAGAAGCACTGCCGTATTGT GAACTTATCGGACCATATTGGTCTCTCCGTGCAGCTTTAGGACCTTTGGTGGAAACACTTATTCTGCTTGACAGGCTGTTGTTTCTTCAGGAGCAAG AACATGTTTTCAGTGCGCATCAACAAGGGAGAGGATGGTTGTCTGCTCAAACCCAGACATTAAGAGGTTCTGAAATCTGGTAG
- the LOC116266379 gene encoding uncharacterized protein LOC116266379 isoform X3 gives MDGRSFSCETAAGTLAWINSIAGFLRSYKWLTDAHLVNFFQDRLWEEMDHEWLDCLRDEPVESLLRIPSGFVKGNWPVSLQEFVATARSLALPRERKNWQTALAFNFQPLDSVLSQGMNMKKKHEVEILSAVIKTIADDIGARTVIDVGAGQGYLAQVLSFQCKLPVVALDASPHHGTVTSSRAARIRKHYLSQAQKLNGSRNLNVPKTVTCNVLSSNVLTSFSATLCEEVDTLVENSGNDHGILSHKTSQKNASTSRHESMNPSLLLAGLHACGNLSVNMLRTFLDCEEVKAVVSIGCCYNLLSEEQSTGDEQQCGFPLSHGVKSSGLILGKNARDLACQSAERWASLTSEVACQNFDVHAFRAAFQVALYKHHPDIVERSLSIGRQGKALRRRQLGKALQSQLILRREGVSDATDIASLNKDKDFECAKVEEVKEHFEQEHANELRGRCKQSAHESDSHSIYRNNRYPLFEDFCNSGLSRLGLGPSNIDVYSIWREALPYCELIGPYWSLRAALGPLVETLILLDRLLFLQEQVRINKGEDGCLLKPRH, from the exons ATGGACGGTCGGAGCTTCTCCTGCGAGACGGCCGCCGGAACCTTGGCTTGGATTAACTCCATCGCCGGATTCCTCCGTTCGTACAAGTGGCTGACGGATGCGCATCTCGTCAACTTCTTCCAA GATCGGTTATGGGAGGAGATGGACCATGAGTGGCTCGATTGCCTTCGCGACGAGCCGGTGGAGAGTCTGCTTCGTATTCCTTCTGGATTTGTTAAG GGTAATTGGCCTGTATCTCTTCAAGAGTTTGTTGCCACTGCAAGGTCCCTTGCTCTACCTCGGGAAAGAAAGAATTGGCAAACG GCCCTTGCATTCAATTTCCAGCCACTGGACAGTGTTCTTTCACAGGGgatgaatatgaaaaagaagCACGAA GTGGAGATTCTTTCTGCGGTTATTAAAACGATTGCGGATGATATTGGTGCAAGAACTGTAATTGATGTTGGGGCTGGCCAA GGTTACCTTGCACAGGTTTTATCTTTCCAGTGTAAACTTCCCGTGGTAGCCTTGGATGCCTCTCCGCACCATGGAACTGTCACAAGCAGCCGAGCTGCACGAAttagaaaacattatttatctCAGGCACAGAAACTGAATG GGAGCAGAAATCTCAATGTACCCAAGACTGTTACCTGTAACGTTCTATCAAGTAACGTGTTAACTTCTTTTAGTGCAACCTTGTGTGAGGAAGTTGATACACTTGTTGAGAATAGTGGAAACGATCATGGAATACTGAGTCATAAGACATCCCAAAAGAATGCATCAACCAGCAGACATGAGAGCATGAATCCTTCATTGCTTCTAGCTGGGCTTCATGCTTGTGGCAATCTATCTGTGAATATGCTCAG GACATTCTTAGACTGCGAAGAAGTTAAAGCAGTTGTGAGTATAGGCTGCTGTTATAACCTGCTATCTGAAGAACAGTCTACAGGCGATGAACAACAGTGTGGTTTTCCATTGAGCCATGGTGTAAAATCATCTGGTCTAATCCTGGGAAAAAATGCACGCGATCTTGCTTGTCAG AGTGCAGAGAGATGGGCAAGTCTCACTTCTGAAGTagcttgtcaaaattttgacgtGCATGCTTTTCGTGCAGCTTTCCAAGTG GCTCTCTATAAACATCATCCAGATATTGTGGAAAGAAGTCTGTCAATAGGGAGGCAAGGGAAAGCTCTGCGAAGGCGACAGTTAGGGAAGGCTTTACAATCTCAATTGATTCTGAGGCGTGAAGGTGTTTCTGATGCAACTGACATTGCTTCTCTGAACAAAGATAAGGATTTTGAATGTGCTAAAGTTGAAGAAGTTAAAGAGCATTTCGAACAAGAGCATGCTAATGAACTAAGAG GCAGATGTAAGCAATCAGCACACGAGTCAGATAGTCACTCAATTTATAGAAACAACAGATATCCCctttttgaagatttttgcaACTCTGGGCTAAGTCGGCTTGGGCTTGGACCATCAAATATAGATGTTTACTCTATTTGGAGAGAAGCACTGCCGTATTGT GAACTTATCGGACCATATTGGTCTCTCCGTGCAGCTTTAGGACCTTTGGTGGAAACACTTATTCTGCTTGACAGGCTGTTGTTTCTTCAGGAGCAAG TGCGCATCAACAAGGGAGAGGATGGTTGTCTGCTCAAACCCAGACATTAA
- the LOC116266379 gene encoding uncharacterized protein LOC116266379 isoform X4, producing MDGRSFSCETAAGTLAWINSIAGFLRSYKWLTDAHLVNFFQDRLWEEMDHEWLDCLRDEPVESLLRIPSGFVKGNWPVSLQEFVATARSLALPRERKNWQTALAFNFQPLDSVLSQGMNMKKKHEGYLAQVLSFQCKLPVVALDASPHHGTVTSSRAARIRKHYLSQAQKLNGSRNLNVPKTVTCNVLSSNVLTSFSATLCEEVDTLVENSGNDHGILSHKTSQKNASTSRHESMNPSLLLAGLHACGNLSVNMLRTFLDCEEVKAVVSIGCCYNLLSEEQSTGDEQQCGFPLSHGVKSSGLILGKNARDLACQSAERWASLTSEVACQNFDVHAFRAAFQVALYKHHPDIVERSLSIGRQGKALRRRQLGKALQSQLILRREGVSDATDIASLNKDKDFECAKVEEVKEHFEQEHANELRGRCKQSAHESDSHSIYRNNRYPLFEDFCNSGLSRLGLGPSNIDVYSIWREALPYCELIGPYWSLRAALGPLVETLILLDRLLFLQEQGSSVNAMLFPLFDPIISPRNMAIIVQKANGGR from the exons ATGGACGGTCGGAGCTTCTCCTGCGAGACGGCCGCCGGAACCTTGGCTTGGATTAACTCCATCGCCGGATTCCTCCGTTCGTACAAGTGGCTGACGGATGCGCATCTCGTCAACTTCTTCCAA GATCGGTTATGGGAGGAGATGGACCATGAGTGGCTCGATTGCCTTCGCGACGAGCCGGTGGAGAGTCTGCTTCGTATTCCTTCTGGATTTGTTAAG GGTAATTGGCCTGTATCTCTTCAAGAGTTTGTTGCCACTGCAAGGTCCCTTGCTCTACCTCGGGAAAGAAAGAATTGGCAAACG GCCCTTGCATTCAATTTCCAGCCACTGGACAGTGTTCTTTCACAGGGgatgaatatgaaaaagaagCACGAA GGTTACCTTGCACAGGTTTTATCTTTCCAGTGTAAACTTCCCGTGGTAGCCTTGGATGCCTCTCCGCACCATGGAACTGTCACAAGCAGCCGAGCTGCACGAAttagaaaacattatttatctCAGGCACAGAAACTGAATG GGAGCAGAAATCTCAATGTACCCAAGACTGTTACCTGTAACGTTCTATCAAGTAACGTGTTAACTTCTTTTAGTGCAACCTTGTGTGAGGAAGTTGATACACTTGTTGAGAATAGTGGAAACGATCATGGAATACTGAGTCATAAGACATCCCAAAAGAATGCATCAACCAGCAGACATGAGAGCATGAATCCTTCATTGCTTCTAGCTGGGCTTCATGCTTGTGGCAATCTATCTGTGAATATGCTCAG GACATTCTTAGACTGCGAAGAAGTTAAAGCAGTTGTGAGTATAGGCTGCTGTTATAACCTGCTATCTGAAGAACAGTCTACAGGCGATGAACAACAGTGTGGTTTTCCATTGAGCCATGGTGTAAAATCATCTGGTCTAATCCTGGGAAAAAATGCACGCGATCTTGCTTGTCAG AGTGCAGAGAGATGGGCAAGTCTCACTTCTGAAGTagcttgtcaaaattttgacgtGCATGCTTTTCGTGCAGCTTTCCAAGTG GCTCTCTATAAACATCATCCAGATATTGTGGAAAGAAGTCTGTCAATAGGGAGGCAAGGGAAAGCTCTGCGAAGGCGACAGTTAGGGAAGGCTTTACAATCTCAATTGATTCTGAGGCGTGAAGGTGTTTCTGATGCAACTGACATTGCTTCTCTGAACAAAGATAAGGATTTTGAATGTGCTAAAGTTGAAGAAGTTAAAGAGCATTTCGAACAAGAGCATGCTAATGAACTAAGAG GCAGATGTAAGCAATCAGCACACGAGTCAGATAGTCACTCAATTTATAGAAACAACAGATATCCCctttttgaagatttttgcaACTCTGGGCTAAGTCGGCTTGGGCTTGGACCATCAAATATAGATGTTTACTCTATTTGGAGAGAAGCACTGCCGTATTGT GAACTTATCGGACCATATTGGTCTCTCCGTGCAGCTTTAGGACCTTTGGTGGAAACACTTATTCTGCTTGACAGGCTGTTGTTTCTTCAGGAGCAAGGTAGTTCTGTGAATGCAATGTTGTTTCCTCTCTTTGATCCGATTATCTCTCCACGGAACATGGCCATTATTGTCCAGAAAGCCAATGGAGGTAGATAA
- the LOC116266379 gene encoding uncharacterized protein LOC116266379 isoform X1, with protein sequence MDGRSFSCETAAGTLAWINSIAGFLRSYKWLTDAHLVNFFQDRLWEEMDHEWLDCLRDEPVESLLRIPSGFVKGNWPVSLQEFVATARSLALPRERKNWQTALAFNFQPLDSVLSQGMNMKKKHEVEILSAVIKTIADDIGARTVIDVGAGQGYLAQVLSFQCKLPVVALDASPHHGTVTSSRAARIRKHYLSQAQKLNGSRNLNVPKTVTCNVLSSNVLTSFSATLCEEVDTLVENSGNDHGILSHKTSQKNASTSRHESMNPSLLLAGLHACGNLSVNMLRTFLDCEEVKAVVSIGCCYNLLSEEQSTGDEQQCGFPLSHGVKSSGLILGKNARDLACQSAERWASLTSEVACQNFDVHAFRAAFQVALYKHHPDIVERSLSIGRQGKALRRRQLGKALQSQLILRREGVSDATDIASLNKDKDFECAKVEEVKEHFEQEHANELRGRCKQSAHESDSHSIYRNNRYPLFEDFCNSGLSRLGLGPSNIDVYSIWREALPYCELIGPYWSLRAALGPLVETLILLDRLLFLQEQGSSVNAMLFPLFDPIISPRNMAIIVQKANGGR encoded by the exons ATGGACGGTCGGAGCTTCTCCTGCGAGACGGCCGCCGGAACCTTGGCTTGGATTAACTCCATCGCCGGATTCCTCCGTTCGTACAAGTGGCTGACGGATGCGCATCTCGTCAACTTCTTCCAA GATCGGTTATGGGAGGAGATGGACCATGAGTGGCTCGATTGCCTTCGCGACGAGCCGGTGGAGAGTCTGCTTCGTATTCCTTCTGGATTTGTTAAG GGTAATTGGCCTGTATCTCTTCAAGAGTTTGTTGCCACTGCAAGGTCCCTTGCTCTACCTCGGGAAAGAAAGAATTGGCAAACG GCCCTTGCATTCAATTTCCAGCCACTGGACAGTGTTCTTTCACAGGGgatgaatatgaaaaagaagCACGAA GTGGAGATTCTTTCTGCGGTTATTAAAACGATTGCGGATGATATTGGTGCAAGAACTGTAATTGATGTTGGGGCTGGCCAA GGTTACCTTGCACAGGTTTTATCTTTCCAGTGTAAACTTCCCGTGGTAGCCTTGGATGCCTCTCCGCACCATGGAACTGTCACAAGCAGCCGAGCTGCACGAAttagaaaacattatttatctCAGGCACAGAAACTGAATG GGAGCAGAAATCTCAATGTACCCAAGACTGTTACCTGTAACGTTCTATCAAGTAACGTGTTAACTTCTTTTAGTGCAACCTTGTGTGAGGAAGTTGATACACTTGTTGAGAATAGTGGAAACGATCATGGAATACTGAGTCATAAGACATCCCAAAAGAATGCATCAACCAGCAGACATGAGAGCATGAATCCTTCATTGCTTCTAGCTGGGCTTCATGCTTGTGGCAATCTATCTGTGAATATGCTCAG GACATTCTTAGACTGCGAAGAAGTTAAAGCAGTTGTGAGTATAGGCTGCTGTTATAACCTGCTATCTGAAGAACAGTCTACAGGCGATGAACAACAGTGTGGTTTTCCATTGAGCCATGGTGTAAAATCATCTGGTCTAATCCTGGGAAAAAATGCACGCGATCTTGCTTGTCAG AGTGCAGAGAGATGGGCAAGTCTCACTTCTGAAGTagcttgtcaaaattttgacgtGCATGCTTTTCGTGCAGCTTTCCAAGTG GCTCTCTATAAACATCATCCAGATATTGTGGAAAGAAGTCTGTCAATAGGGAGGCAAGGGAAAGCTCTGCGAAGGCGACAGTTAGGGAAGGCTTTACAATCTCAATTGATTCTGAGGCGTGAAGGTGTTTCTGATGCAACTGACATTGCTTCTCTGAACAAAGATAAGGATTTTGAATGTGCTAAAGTTGAAGAAGTTAAAGAGCATTTCGAACAAGAGCATGCTAATGAACTAAGAG GCAGATGTAAGCAATCAGCACACGAGTCAGATAGTCACTCAATTTATAGAAACAACAGATATCCCctttttgaagatttttgcaACTCTGGGCTAAGTCGGCTTGGGCTTGGACCATCAAATATAGATGTTTACTCTATTTGGAGAGAAGCACTGCCGTATTGT GAACTTATCGGACCATATTGGTCTCTCCGTGCAGCTTTAGGACCTTTGGTGGAAACACTTATTCTGCTTGACAGGCTGTTGTTTCTTCAGGAGCAAGGTAGTTCTGTGAATGCAATGTTGTTTCCTCTCTTTGATCCGATTATCTCTCCACGGAACATGGCCATTATTGTCCAGAAAGCCAATGGAGGTAGATAA
- the LOC116266381 gene encoding uncharacterized protein LOC116266381: protein MANTACFIIVSRNDIPIYEAEVGSAQKKEESAQQHQFILHAALDIVQDLAWTTSAMFLKAVDRFNDLAVSVYVTAGHTRLMLLHDSHNEDGIKSFFQEVHELYIKILLNPLYIPGSRITSSHFDTKVRALARKYL, encoded by the exons ATGGCCAATACTGCGTGCTTTATCATTGTTAGCAGGAATGACATTCCCATCTATGAAGCTGAAGTTGGCTCTGCACAAAAG AAAGAAGAATCTGCACAGCAGCATCAGTTCATCTTGCATGCAGCTCTGGATATTGTTCAAGACCTTGCTTGGACTACAAGTGCCAT GTTCCTGAAGGCGGTGGACAGATTCAATGACTTGGCTGTGTCCGTATATGTCACTGCTGGTCATA CTAGACTGATGCTGCTTCATGATTCCCATAATGAAGATGGAATTAAAAGTTTCTTTCAGGAGGTGCATGAGCTATATATTAAG ATTCTTCTTAATCCCTTGTATATACCTGGATCTCGCATAACTTCTTCACACTTTGACACTAAAGTTCGGGCACTTGCGAGGAAATATCTATAG